From the genome of Winogradskyella forsetii, one region includes:
- a CDS encoding DUF6364 family protein, which yields MDKKLTLSLDKTIIESAKDYAKSNNISLSKLIESYLSSLTKRKSNAAEITPLVESLSGVISLDKDFDEKDAYADYLIEKYK from the coding sequence ATGGATAAAAAACTCACATTGAGCTTGGACAAAACAATTATCGAAAGTGCAAAGGATTATGCTAAATCGAATAATATCAGCTTGTCTAAACTTATAGAATCATATTTGTCTTCACTCACTAAACGTAAAAGCAATGCAGCGGAAATAACGCCTCTTGTGGAGAGTTTAAGTGGAGTAATATCACTTGATAAAGATTTTGACGAAAAAGATGCATATGCTGATTATTTAATTGAAAAATACAAATGA
- a CDS encoding type II toxin-antitoxin system VapC family toxin, which yields MNRLLIDTNIVIDLLSKREKFYDEAADLFSRADKKELELAISSLTFANTNYILTKLKSAKEAREILRKFKVLVELLSLDDKITELALSDDNFPDFEDGLQYYSAIENQIDIIITRNKKDFKNSRIPVLTAKEFLSRK from the coding sequence ATGAATAGATTATTAATTGACACTAATATTGTTATAGATCTTCTTTCTAAAAGAGAAAAATTCTATGACGAGGCTGCCGATTTGTTTTCTCGGGCTGACAAAAAAGAATTGGAGTTAGCAATTTCATCTTTAACTTTCGCAAACACGAATTATATTCTCACAAAATTAAAATCAGCAAAAGAAGCGAGAGAAATATTACGAAAATTTAAGGTACTTGTAGAATTATTAAGTCTAGATGATAAGATAACGGAATTAGCTCTGAGTGACGACAATTTTCCAGACTTTGAAGATGGACTTCAATACTACTCGGCAATAGAAAACCAAATAGATATAATAATTACTAGGAATAAAAAGGATTTTAAAAACTCAAGAATTCCAGTTTTAACAGCAAAAGAATTTTTATCCCGAAAATAA
- a CDS encoding alpha/beta hydrolase, with amino-acid sequence MRTFTFVFLCILLFGAQTTFGQNKADIIIGSQFIIKSSILNEERTCLISIPDSYNDSTEVTKKYPIIILLDGYTHFKTASGIVHFMSSNRNRNNLMPESIIIAIENVDRERDFTVTKIKTKRPNTMGGGRNFLNFIEKELIPYVDENYRTEPSRTLVGHSLGGLLTLNSYMDKSSVFNAYISIDPSIWWSEEMMKNKVDSISSISLNKKLYIATANQGEASYERNKKRHDYLYELITKKSEKPLNVEIKYFDKENHRSVPLIALYQGLIYINQEN; translated from the coding sequence ATGAGAACTTTTACATTTGTATTTTTATGTATTCTTCTTTTTGGAGCACAAACGACGTTCGGACAGAATAAAGCGGATATTATAATAGGAAGTCAGTTCATTATTAAATCTAGTATTTTAAATGAAGAAAGAACTTGCTTAATAAGTATTCCTGATTCATATAATGATTCAACTGAAGTGACGAAAAAATATCCAATTATCATATTATTGGATGGATATACTCATTTTAAAACAGCATCTGGAATAGTACATTTTATGAGTTCCAATAGGAACCGAAACAATTTAATGCCAGAAAGTATTATTATAGCCATTGAGAATGTTGACCGTGAACGAGATTTTACCGTTACAAAAATCAAGACAAAACGACCAAATACTATGGGAGGTGGAAGGAATTTTTTGAATTTCATTGAGAAAGAGCTAATACCATATGTTGATGAAAATTATAGAACAGAACCGTCTAGAACTCTCGTTGGACATTCTTTAGGAGGCCTACTTACATTAAATTCTTATATGGATAAAAGTAGCGTTTTCAATGCTTACATTTCTATAGACCCAAGTATTTGGTGGAGTGAAGAGATGATGAAAAACAAAGTTGATTCTATTTCGTCAATATCATTGAATAAAAAACTTTATATAGCTACTGCCAATCAAGGAGAGGCTAGTTATGAGCGGAATAAAAAAAGACACGACTATCTCTATGAATTAATCACAAAGAAATCGGAAAAACCTCTAAATGTCGAAATAAAGTATTTTGACAAGGAAAACCATCGCTCTGTACCATTAATAGCTTTGTACCAAGGTTTAATTTACATTAATCAAGAGAATTGA
- a CDS encoding nucleoside-diphosphate kinase encodes MATNRTFTMLKPDAVEKGHIGAILEKISASGFRIVAMKLTQMTKADAEEFYAIHNERPFFGELVEYMTRGPIVAAVLEKDNAVEDFRTLIGATNPADAAEGTIRKMFADSISENAVHGSDSDDNAAIESAFHFAGRDMF; translated from the coding sequence ATGGCAACTAACAGAACATTTACAATGTTAAAGCCAGATGCTGTTGAAAAAGGACACATTGGCGCAATATTAGAAAAAATTTCAGCTTCAGGATTTAGAATCGTGGCGATGAAGTTAACACAAATGACCAAAGCAGATGCTGAGGAATTTTATGCAATTCATAACGAACGTCCATTTTTTGGAGAGTTGGTAGAGTATATGACTCGTGGTCCAATCGTTGCAGCAGTTTTAGAAAAAGATAATGCTGTTGAAGATTTTAGAACCTTAATCGGAGCGACGAATCCTGCGGATGCAGCGGAAGGAACTATCCGTAAAATGTTTGCAGATTCTATTAGCGAAAACGCTGTTCACGGTAGTGATAGTGACGATAATGCTGCTATAGAAAGTGCTTTCCATTTTGCTGGAAGGGATATGTTTTAA
- a CDS encoding DHH family phosphoesterase, whose translation MNTTQISEIKALLSTPKNIVIVPHRNPDGDAMGSTLGLYHYLKKLNHNATVIAPNDYPDFLKWLPGDDTVLKYETQLEEGNALLEKADLIFTLDFNAYHRAGHQMAEVLEASNATKIMIDHHQQPDDYAKYMYSDVRMSSTCEMVYNFIEKLGDENKIDETIASCLYVGIMTDTGSFRFSATTTKTHQIIGSLIEKGADNSQIHNNIYDTNSYSRLQLLGRALQNLKVIPELRTAYTTLSQAELDEFNFKKGDTEGFVNYGLSLEGIIFAAIFIESKQDNIIKISLRSKGEFSVNEFSRAHFNGGGHTNAAGGRSEEDMETTINKFISILPQYKQDLS comes from the coding sequence ATGAATACAACGCAGATTTCCGAAATAAAAGCGCTTTTAAGCACACCAAAAAATATCGTTATTGTTCCACATAGAAATCCTGATGGCGATGCCATGGGTTCTACATTGGGCTTATATCATTATCTCAAAAAACTCAACCACAATGCTACAGTAATCGCACCTAACGATTATCCCGATTTTTTAAAGTGGTTGCCTGGTGACGATACCGTTTTGAAGTATGAAACACAACTGGAAGAAGGCAACGCTCTCCTAGAAAAAGCAGACCTTATTTTTACTTTGGACTTTAATGCCTATCACCGAGCTGGCCATCAAATGGCCGAAGTTCTTGAAGCTTCAAATGCCACCAAAATAATGATAGACCATCATCAGCAACCAGATGATTATGCAAAATATATGTATTCTGACGTAAGGATGTCTTCGACCTGCGAAATGGTTTATAATTTTATCGAAAAGCTTGGTGATGAAAACAAAATAGACGAAACTATCGCGTCCTGTTTGTACGTTGGTATCATGACAGATACAGGTTCGTTTCGTTTTTCGGCAACCACCACCAAAACGCATCAGATCATAGGAAGCTTGATTGAAAAAGGTGCTGATAATTCACAAATTCACAATAATATATACGATACCAATAGTTATAGTCGTTTACAATTATTGGGCAGAGCGCTACAGAATCTTAAGGTCATTCCAGAATTGAGAACCGCTTATACCACTTTGTCTCAGGCAGAATTGGACGAATTCAACTTTAAAAAAGGAGATACCGAAGGGTTTGTAAACTATGGATTATCGCTAGAAGGTATTATATTTGCAGCCATATTTATTGAAAGCAAACAAGATAATATCATCAAAATATCTTTACGCAGCAAAGGCGAGTTTTCGGTAAACGAATTTTCGAGAGCCCATTTCAATGGTGGTGGACACACAAATGCAGCTGGAGGACGCAGTGAAGAGGATATGGAAACCACTATAAATAAATTTATTAGTATATTACCGCAGTATAAACAAGATTTGTCTTAA
- the gldI gene encoding gliding motility-associated peptidyl-prolyl isomerase GldI codes for MKNLLIILIFSLLCFSCKSPEARMPESVQSGSFLKASAERNKKLNEREHEQIQDIINSNPEKDYIASESGFWYYYNTKIENDTIQAQFGDVVDFTFDVSTIEGDEIYANTNKTYIMDKEELFTGLREGLKLLKPTETATFIFPSQKAFGYYGDEHKIGTNIPLICEVTLNTITQKND; via the coding sequence ATGAAAAACCTACTCATAATACTCATCTTTTCGTTGTTGTGTTTTAGCTGTAAATCTCCAGAAGCACGAATGCCAGAATCCGTACAATCAGGTTCTTTTTTAAAGGCATCTGCAGAGCGTAACAAAAAGCTAAATGAACGTGAACACGAGCAAATTCAAGACATTATAAATAGTAATCCCGAAAAAGATTATATCGCTTCAGAAAGTGGCTTTTGGTATTATTACAACACTAAAATTGAAAATGACACCATACAAGCACAGTTTGGAGACGTTGTAGATTTCACTTTTGATGTCTCTACTATTGAAGGTGATGAAATTTATGCCAACACCAACAAAACCTATATTATGGACAAGGAAGAATTGTTCACAGGTTTGCGTGAAGGCTTAAAACTTTTAAAACCTACAGAAACCGCGACATTTATTTTTCCATCCCAAAAAGCCTTTGGTTATTATGGCGATGAACATAAAATAGGAACGAATATTCCTTTAATTTGTGAAGTAACTTTAAACACTATAACCCAAAAAAATGATTAA
- a CDS encoding peptidylprolyl isomerase, which yields MIKNALATFVVLLVLSSTSCQDRYPDLEDGLYAEIVTSKDTMVAKLFFEKVPVTVANFVALAEGKHPLVKDEYKGKPYYDGLTFHRVMNNFMIQTGDPTATGSGDPGYKFEDELVKDFKHDKPGVLSMANPGVNANGSQFFITEKATPWLDGYDESGNLKDCANPRVYCHAIFGELVKGLNVLDTISNVHVQPGINKPLEDVTIDKVNIIRKGSAAKKFDAPKVFTEELPKIKEKVAEAKAEAEAKAAEAQKEAKAKAEAAKEEFLKKNEELEGRKIESPTGMAMIFTHEGNGVKPKSTDRVNIDCAGYLENGELFWTTWKSVAEKNGKYDERQDQAGRYAPFDMPYNETATLIAGFREAMLNMKIGDKARVYIPYYLGYGERGNPPVIPANANLVFDIELVSIKKPK from the coding sequence ATGATTAAAAATGCACTTGCAACATTCGTTGTATTATTAGTACTATCGAGTACGTCTTGTCAAGACCGTTATCCTGATTTAGAAGATGGGCTTTATGCCGAAATCGTAACCTCAAAAGATACCATGGTTGCAAAACTATTCTTTGAAAAAGTACCTGTAACAGTGGCAAATTTTGTGGCATTGGCTGAAGGTAAACACCCATTGGTTAAAGATGAATATAAAGGAAAACCTTATTATGATGGATTAACGTTCCATCGTGTGATGAATAATTTCATGATACAAACGGGTGATCCAACAGCAACTGGTAGTGGTGATCCTGGCTATAAATTCGAAGATGAACTTGTTAAGGATTTTAAACATGATAAACCTGGTGTATTGTCCATGGCAAATCCTGGTGTTAACGCCAATGGAAGTCAGTTTTTCATCACGGAAAAAGCAACACCATGGTTAGACGGCTACGATGAAAGTGGAAATTTAAAAGATTGCGCTAACCCAAGAGTATATTGTCATGCCATATTTGGCGAATTAGTTAAAGGTTTAAACGTATTAGATACTATTTCTAATGTTCACGTGCAACCTGGAATTAATAAACCACTTGAAGATGTAACCATTGATAAAGTAAACATTATAAGAAAAGGTAGTGCTGCAAAGAAATTTGATGCGCCTAAAGTTTTTACTGAGGAATTGCCAAAGATAAAAGAAAAAGTTGCTGAGGCTAAAGCTGAAGCAGAAGCGAAAGCAGCTGAAGCTCAAAAGGAAGCGAAAGCAAAAGCTGAAGCCGCAAAAGAAGAGTTCTTAAAAAAGAATGAAGAATTAGAGGGACGAAAAATAGAATCTCCTACAGGAATGGCCATGATATTTACCCATGAAGGTAATGGTGTTAAACCGAAATCTACTGATCGCGTAAATATTGATTGTGCTGGTTATTTAGAAAACGGCGAGTTGTTTTGGACCACCTGGAAAAGTGTGGCTGAGAAAAATGGCAAATACGATGAAAGACAAGACCAAGCTGGTCGCTATGCGCCATTCGATATGCCGTATAATGAAACGGCGACTTTAATCGCTGGTTTTAGAGAAGCGATGCTAAACATGAAAATTGGTGATAAGGCAAGAGTATATATTCCTTATTATTTAGGCTATGGGGAAAGAGGAAATCCACCTGTGATTCCAGCCAATGCGAACCTTGTTTTTGATATAGAATTGGTGAGTATTAAGAAGCCAAAGTAA
- a CDS encoding aminoacyl-histidine dipeptidase encodes MSQDIRNLEPKQLWNKFADLNAVPRPSKKEERVIQFMKDFGKKLGLETIEDEVGNVIIRKPASKGMEDRKPIVMQSHLDMVHQKNNDTVFNFDEQGIDMHVVGDWVKAKGTTLGADNGLGVATIMAILESDTIAHPALEALFTIDEETGMTGAKGLKGGLLKGDILLNLDTEEDDEIGVGCAGGVDVTATRDYEEDDTPEFKIGYNITVKGLQGGHSGMQIHEGLGNANKLMNRLLFDGFENFGLRISEIDGGSLRNAIPRESNATVAIDAVHEAAFEAEMKAHAKALKTEFKTMEPDLEIVVSKTDTPAKIMDLGGQEGLTRALYAAHNGVYRMSPDIKDLVETSNNIARVIVKDGHIKIGCLTRSSVESTKQDLANTLRATFELTGCEVELSGDYPGWAPNMDSDILKVMVPIYERLNNGEKPHVAACHAGLECGILGTNYPDMDMISFGPNIKGAHSPDERAQISSAQKYWEFVLEILKHIPKR; translated from the coding sequence ATGAGTCAAGACATAAGAAACTTAGAGCCAAAACAATTATGGAATAAATTCGCAGATTTAAACGCTGTACCACGACCTTCGAAAAAAGAAGAGCGTGTGATACAATTCATGAAAGATTTTGGAAAAAAACTTGGTTTAGAAACCATAGAGGACGAAGTTGGGAATGTGATCATTCGCAAACCAGCATCGAAAGGTATGGAAGACCGTAAGCCAATTGTGATGCAAAGTCATTTAGATATGGTACATCAAAAGAATAATGATACCGTCTTTAACTTTGATGAACAAGGCATAGACATGCATGTGGTTGGCGATTGGGTAAAAGCCAAAGGCACAACGCTTGGTGCAGATAACGGATTGGGAGTGGCGACGATTATGGCGATTTTAGAAAGTGATACTATTGCGCATCCAGCTCTAGAAGCTTTGTTCACTATTGATGAAGAAACAGGAATGACAGGTGCCAAAGGTCTAAAAGGTGGTTTGCTAAAAGGTGATATTCTTCTGAATTTAGATACCGAAGAAGATGATGAAATAGGCGTTGGTTGCGCAGGTGGTGTTGATGTGACAGCCACGCGAGATTATGAAGAGGACGACACACCTGAGTTTAAAATCGGTTATAACATTACGGTCAAAGGTTTGCAAGGCGGCCATTCAGGAATGCAAATCCATGAAGGTTTAGGAAATGCCAACAAATTGATGAACCGTTTGTTATTTGATGGATTTGAAAACTTCGGACTTCGTATTTCTGAAATTGATGGTGGAAGTTTGCGAAATGCCATTCCAAGAGAAAGTAACGCCACTGTTGCGATAGATGCTGTACATGAAGCTGCTTTTGAAGCTGAAATGAAAGCACATGCCAAAGCGCTTAAAACCGAATTTAAAACTATGGAACCAGATTTGGAAATCGTAGTGTCAAAAACGGATACGCCTGCTAAAATCATGGATTTAGGCGGACAAGAAGGTTTAACCAGAGCTTTGTATGCAGCACACAATGGGGTTTATAGAATGAGTCCAGATATTAAGGATTTGGTAGAAACGTCTAACAATATCGCTAGAGTAATCGTAAAAGATGGTCATATTAAAATAGGTTGTTTAACCCGAAGTTCTGTTGAAAGTACAAAACAAGATTTAGCAAATACCTTGCGTGCGACTTTTGAACTGACAGGTTGCGAAGTTGAACTATCTGGAGATTATCCTGGGTGGGCACCAAATATGGATTCTGATATCCTGAAAGTCATGGTGCCAATTTACGAACGTTTAAATAACGGCGAAAAACCACACGTCGCAGCTTGCCACGCAGGATTGGAATGTGGAATTCTTGGTACAAACTACCCAGATATGGACATGATTAGTTTTGGACCAAACATTAAAGGCGCGCATTCACCAGATGAGCGTGCCCAAATTTCTTCTGCACAAAAGTATTGGGAATTTGTGTTGGAGATTTTGAAGCATATTCCGAAGAGATAG
- a CDS encoding FKBP-type peptidyl-prolyl cis-trans isomerase codes for MKIKIGLVILTSTLLACNSNKKTGSNVTLTNNIDSVSYSIGASQAKGLLNQVPDLNIDAFINGYKDVADSTQLTIPEADQQIILQAFGKKMQEEQRLKQEKEQETKFADVKKASLDFLETNKSKSGVKTTESGLQYIVLQEGTGKQPEGPSSNVTVSYKGTTIDGTEFDSSDSYTTDLNRVIKGWTEGVQLMKEGAKYKFFIPEELAYGANPRPGGVIQPFMALIFEIELIKVN; via the coding sequence ATGAAAATAAAAATAGGATTAGTAATTTTAACAAGTACATTGTTAGCATGTAATAGCAACAAAAAGACAGGTTCAAATGTTACCTTAACCAACAACATAGATTCTGTTAGTTATTCTATTGGAGCAAGCCAAGCAAAAGGGCTATTAAATCAAGTTCCAGATTTAAATATTGATGCTTTTATCAATGGTTATAAGGATGTTGCAGATTCGACTCAATTAACAATACCTGAAGCAGATCAACAAATTATTCTTCAAGCTTTTGGAAAAAAAATGCAAGAAGAACAAAGACTTAAACAAGAGAAAGAACAAGAAACCAAATTTGCTGACGTTAAAAAAGCAAGTTTAGATTTTTTAGAAACTAACAAATCTAAATCTGGAGTAAAAACTACAGAAAGTGGACTACAATATATTGTGTTACAAGAAGGAACAGGAAAACAACCCGAAGGGCCTTCTTCCAATGTAACTGTAAGTTACAAAGGCACAACAATTGACGGCACTGAGTTTGATAGTTCTGACTCCTATACAACAGACTTAAACAGAGTTATTAAAGGTTGGACAGAAGGTGTTCAACTCATGAAAGAAGGTGCTAAATATAAGTTTTTTATACCTGAAGAATTAGCTTATGGTGCCAACCCAAGACCAGGTGGAGTCATACAACCATTTATGGCTCTAATTTTTGAAATAGAATTAATTAAAGTAAATTAA
- a CDS encoding DUF3810 domain-containing protein: MSQLKHYSEFVEQFYSNGLYVFLSKLMRYVFGWLPFSIGDVFYTLAGIYIIRWFIVNRKRIFKDTVNWLLDIGATLSIAYFAFHLLWAFNYYRQPLYKSLDLEADYTTEQLLSFTERLIQKSNSLHYELSKNDTVKIEFPYSKTEIFDKVKDGYQTLSEIYPHLEYHPKSIKKSIYSVPLTYMGFSGYLNPFTNEAQVNGLISTYKFPTTSCHEAAHQLGYAAENEANFIGSLAAIHNEDIYFKYSGYTFALRYCLAEIYKREPQRYETMLPTINKGIIKNYQEVQEFWKSYENPFEPYFEKTFDNFLKANNQADGMKSYSYVVALLVNYYDGKEL; the protein is encoded by the coding sequence ATGTCACAACTGAAGCATTATTCAGAATTTGTTGAGCAATTTTACAGCAACGGCCTATACGTTTTCCTTTCAAAATTAATGCGCTATGTTTTTGGATGGCTACCATTTTCAATTGGAGATGTGTTTTACACATTAGCTGGAATTTATATCATAAGATGGTTCATAGTCAATCGAAAACGTATTTTTAAAGACACCGTAAATTGGCTTTTAGATATTGGAGCTACATTATCTATCGCTTATTTTGCATTTCATCTGCTTTGGGCTTTCAATTATTACAGGCAACCGCTTTACAAATCATTAGATCTTGAAGCCGATTACACTACTGAACAACTCCTTTCGTTTACAGAACGTTTAATTCAAAAATCGAATAGCTTGCACTATGAGTTGTCTAAAAATGATACGGTAAAAATTGAATTTCCATATTCAAAAACAGAAATTTTCGATAAAGTCAAAGATGGTTACCAAACCCTTTCAGAAATATATCCACATCTTGAATACCACCCTAAAAGCATCAAAAAATCCATTTATAGTGTCCCATTGACTTATATGGGATTCTCAGGCTATCTAAATCCATTTACCAATGAAGCCCAGGTTAACGGACTCATTTCAACCTATAAATTTCCAACTACATCATGCCACGAGGCGGCACATCAATTGGGCTATGCGGCTGAAAACGAAGCTAATTTTATTGGCAGTTTAGCAGCCATTCATAATGAGGATATATATTTTAAATATTCAGGCTATACGTTTGCATTGCGGTATTGTTTAGCTGAAATCTACAAAAGAGAACCTCAACGTTATGAAACCATGCTTCCAACCATAAATAAAGGCATTATAAAAAACTATCAAGAAGTTCAAGAGTTTTGGAAATCTTACGAAAATCCTTTTGAGCCTTATTTTGAAAAAACCTTTGATAATTTCCTAAAGGCCAACAACCAAGCTGATGGAATGAAAAGCTATAGTTATGTGGTGGCGCTTTTGGTTAATTATTATGATGGGAAGGAGCTTTAA
- a CDS encoding DUF6503 family protein, producing MKKSLQIMTLAILIVACKNEPKVNSAVIETDTSTSLSNQKEAITTSIYPEAITKVFDAHGGIDQWNKMKSLAFTMEKPNGKEVTKTNLQTRAELIDTPTYTQGFDGETLWIKEKAGSEYKGKPMFYKGLMMYFYAMPFIVGDDGIIYEEAEPLTFEGKTYPGILISYEAGIGESPDDEYIIYYDSETGQMQWLAYTVTFGKDGKSNEFKFIRYNNWQTVNGLVVPKSVDWYTYENNQPIEKRNTVEFTDVMISEKFPDTSIFEKPEDAKVIE from the coding sequence ATGAAAAAATCACTACAAATAATGACTTTAGCAATCCTAATAGTTGCTTGTAAAAACGAACCTAAAGTAAATTCCGCAGTAATTGAAACTGATACTTCGACTTCGCTCAGTAACCAGAAAGAAGCAATAACCACAAGTATTTACCCAGAAGCAATAACCAAAGTTTTTGATGCACATGGTGGCATTGATCAATGGAATAAAATGAAAAGTTTAGCCTTTACCATGGAAAAGCCAAACGGAAAGGAAGTGACCAAAACTAATTTACAGACTAGAGCGGAACTTATTGATACGCCAACATATACGCAAGGCTTTGATGGCGAAACATTGTGGATAAAAGAAAAAGCGGGGAGTGAATATAAGGGCAAGCCTATGTTTTACAAGGGTTTGATGATGTACTTTTATGCCATGCCTTTTATTGTTGGAGATGACGGTATTATCTATGAAGAAGCTGAACCTTTAACGTTTGAAGGAAAAACCTATCCAGGCATTTTAATTTCATACGAAGCAGGAATCGGCGAATCACCAGACGACGAATACATCATTTATTACGATTCCGAAACAGGACAAATGCAATGGCTGGCCTATACAGTAACGTTCGGAAAAGATGGTAAAAGCAATGAATTCAAGTTTATAAGATATAATAATTGGCAAACCGTCAATGGCCTTGTCGTTCCAAAAAGTGTGGATTGGTATACCTATGAAAACAACCAACCAATAGAAAAAAGAAATACAGTTGAGTTTACTGATGTCATGATTTCTGAGAAATTTCCAGACACTTCTATTTTTGAAAAGCCAGAAGACGCTAAAGTGATTGAATAG
- a CDS encoding T9SS type A sorting domain-containing protein, with product MKKQLHIFLLFLTFSITAFSQVANQPNDYEVCDDDNDGYSQFDLTTLSAQVLDSQNPADYALTYHVTQNDADVGVNPIINAGNYSNVTNPQLIYIRLVDPITGNFDTTWFSLIVNPLPSIIAPTAIMVCDDGAPNGLTSMDLSSKNVEITGNNPTYAISYYLNQVDADSEVNPLPTIYTNISNPQIIIARVEDVNSGCFATTTLELVVEPSPVLVQPLPLHFCDVNNPGDEQEVFTLEDANAEIINGQINVTLTYYETQMDADNETNPIVSPYTNTTNPQTLYVRAEQFVTACYDTTTLTLRVLPNPSGAMGNPEDLALCDENNNGTAAFDLTVNEGLINPNGEPFSITYFLSEADASDNVGNISNPNNFTNMSNPQTIYVRVETTDGCYTTTSFMTEVRDCTDTDNDGVIDSDEDLNNNGNLEDDDADNDGTPNYLDDDDDGDNVDTIDEINVELDRNSIHSFIDSDNDLIENYLDDDDDGDNVLTIDEDYNNNGDPTDDDTNGNSIPDYLESAVALSLNEFSNLKFSMFPNPTKDEVTIQLANSNFDTTKVDIYNIHGKVVLKDMKLETNTSTIDISNLESGLYFVQLTFGNSSTVQKLMVD from the coding sequence ATGAAAAAACAACTACACATTTTTCTTTTATTTTTAACATTTTCAATTACTGCTTTCAGTCAAGTAGCAAATCAACCAAACGATTATGAAGTTTGTGATGATGATAATGATGGGTATTCTCAATTCGATTTAACAACTTTATCTGCTCAAGTGTTAGACAGTCAAAATCCAGCAGATTATGCATTAACTTATCATGTAACTCAAAATGATGCTGATGTTGGAGTAAACCCTATAATTAATGCTGGAAATTATTCAAATGTTACAAATCCGCAATTGATATACATACGGTTGGTAGATCCTATTACAGGTAATTTTGATACGACTTGGTTTTCTCTAATTGTTAATCCTTTGCCATCGATAATAGCACCAACAGCTATAATGGTTTGTGATGACGGCGCACCAAATGGCTTAACATCAATGGACTTAAGCTCTAAGAATGTAGAGATCACAGGTAATAACCCAACTTACGCTATTAGTTATTATTTAAATCAAGTAGATGCAGACAGTGAAGTCAATCCATTACCAACCATTTACACTAATATTAGTAATCCGCAGATTATAATAGCACGAGTAGAAGATGTAAACTCAGGTTGTTTTGCTACAACCACTTTAGAGTTAGTTGTAGAACCTTCACCAGTACTTGTACAGCCATTACCACTTCATTTCTGTGATGTTAATAATCCAGGAGATGAGCAAGAAGTTTTTACTTTAGAAGATGCAAATGCAGAGATTATAAACGGTCAAATAAATGTAACTTTAACATATTATGAGACACAAATGGATGCAGATAATGAAACCAATCCAATAGTTAGTCCATATACAAATACTACAAACCCTCAGACATTATATGTAAGAGCAGAGCAATTTGTTACAGCATGTTACGATACCACAACCTTAACTTTACGGGTATTGCCTAATCCCTCAGGAGCTATGGGAAATCCAGAAGATTTAGCATTATGCGATGAAAATAATAATGGTACTGCTGCTTTTGATTTAACAGTAAACGAAGGCCTTATTAATCCTAATGGCGAACCTTTTTCTATTACTTATTTTTTAAGTGAAGCTGATGCTTCTGATAATGTCGGCAATATCTCTAACCCAAATAATTTTACAAACATGAGTAATCCTCAAACTATTTATGTAAGAGTAGAAACTACAGATGGTTGCTATACTACAACATCATTTATGACAGAAGTCAGAGACTGTACAGATACTGATAACGATGGTGTTATTGACAGTGACGAAGATCTTAATAACAATGGTAACTTAGAGGATGACGATGCAGATAATGATGGTACGCCAAACTATTTAGACGACGATGATGATGGCGACAATGTAGATACCATTGATGAAATTAATGTTGAGTTAGATAGAAATAGTATTCATTCATTTATCGATTCAGATAATGATCTTATCGAAAACTATTTGGACGATGACGATGATGGTGATAATGTGTTAACTATTGATGAAGATTACAATAATAATGGCGACCCAACGGATGACGATACTAACGGCAATTCTATTCCTGATTATCTTGAAAGTGCAGTTGCTTTAAGTTTGAATGAATTTAGCAATCTGAAATTCAGTATGTTTCCAAATCCTACAAAAGATGAGGTGACTATTCAATTAGCAAATTCAAATTTTGATACCACAAAAGTGGATATTTACAATATTCATGGCAAAGTAGTTTTAAAAGACATGAAGCTTGAAACGAATACTTCAACCATAGATATTTCTAATTTAGAAAGCGGATTGTATTTTGTACAGTTGACTTTTGGTAATTCATCAACGGTTCAAAAATTGATGGTTGATTAA